The Clavelina lepadiformis chromosome 3, kaClaLepa1.1, whole genome shotgun sequence region acatttcaatcgcattcatttaattacaagttgtgtgcaattgctcgaagataactttttatgtcaatattcgttgagtcataattttcgactatgctcttcagccgttggttgacagtctagtctagtctactgtacagacaatctcgtacttagtgattctcgtgcgtattcttgtgatatcttattaatatgtgggcgggccggccgccatgcgaaatcgtacactttatgatacaaatataaaatatagatataaaatataaatcgtcaactttatgatggaaatataaaatatagatataaaatataaatcgtcaactttatgatatatacatcacaattcattaatgtacaccattacaaagaccgctcatcacaatggcttattgtctcaatgtttgagaaacacgcaaaaatcttgcttgaactgtcggttcgataaagtgtcgttcgatcaactgtcggtttgatcaactgtcggttcgataaagtgtcgttcgatcggctgtcggttcgataaagtgtcgttcgatcaactgtcggttcgattaactgtcgttcgataaagagtcgttcgatcatctgtcggttcgattaactgtcgttcgataaagtgtcgttcgataaagtgtctttcgataaagtgtcatagTACCGATTTCAACAGTTGTTCTCCTCCAGTTGTGGGATGCATGTATTGTTGTGTTGGTCGTCTGCGTCTTTCGCGAATATTATCGACCTCTAAACTTCTTTCCGGAATACGGAGAGATTTTTGCTGATACCAGATGACTCGGTGTTGcgaaaaatattaattgcattttctaaCGTCAGATCTGAGTGCATATGCAGGCGTTCAGATAGACATGAGTCTAAAGTGCCTATTACAATCCTATCCCTAATCATCTCGTCACGAAGGGCTCCATAATTACAACTTTCTGATAGAGTGCGCAAAGAAGTAATGAATTCTTCCACTGGTTCGTGGGACAACTGCACTCGTCTATTAAAGACGGTACGTTCATAAATAATGTTACGACGTAGATTAAAATATTGATCGAAGCGCTCTTTTACGCCATTGTATGAACCCAGGTCCTCTTTAGATTGGTGAAACGAAGCTAAAATATCGTCACCCTTGCTTCCCAAAAGATGTAGCAAAAGATTCACTTTTTTCTCTTCTGACTCGTCGCAAAGCTTTGATGCTTGCCCTTTGACCTTTTGAATCGACGAATCCACTTGTTCCATTCGTCTGATGCACTGAAATCGAAGCATTCGTGTCGAGACTTGAGagatttgaaaaaacatttgtttctgAACGGCTCAGTCCTACTGCTGCCACCATGTAGTGTTTGTCGCGTCACACACAAGGATTGCGCACAACAAGCTTTATTAGTGCTCAAGGGTTCTCTGCCATTCAAACACGTGTATCGTATAAATATACAGGTGAAGCTCGTACCCATAGATATCATACACACAACTCTATAGATATACAACTCGTCACTGTTATTGTCTCGTGAAAGCAAAATACAACACGCAAAGATTTggtaaagttttcaaaacttcCTCGTGCATTTGCTGATGTTTTATTCTTGAAATGATAAACGTAGATAGACGTCATCTGCTCTGCTTATTTGACCATGACTAATACATTCGCTTCACGAAAGCAAACGTTTTGCTTCAAAGCTCACACTTTTAATCTTTACTTGTGTGTAGGCTTATACCATCCAACAGGCACTCCACCTGTCAATATATCTGAAATCTTAGTTCAGTTTCGTATAGAACTATAATTGCTATTGTACATCGCAAAAAATAATATGAGTTTGTATTTGAATTTTTCACTACTATGCATTTTCTGTTGATTTTGATAAGATATTGCGTATGGATGACCTCAACGCTGATTGACGTTTATCGGCTTGTGAACAAGTAGATTACTTTAaaacaggggtgggcaaactttttgtactgagggccgcattagaaaaaatgttgcagccggcgggccgcacactctcattacaaagtaggaaaatttatccggtgtgtaaataaacgcatattcatattaaacacaatttttgcatttcacactcagttacgtttaaagctacgcaatcttcatcacagaggcctacggtagccgctaccgtatttgtattttatgatcaaacaattgaatcaaacaatgcgcgagaagtgtacggctagtagctgaaagcatgttgcaatacatgcgcgactgacgtgtgtgtgtttacgggttccacgacaattaaccgtgggaaattgaccgcgaataaactcaccggggacaactgaccgggggACAACTGatcgtgacgtaaatttacctagaaccaattgaccttaaatcatattatcacttaaatcatataatttgaataaaaaacaatgctaatttgcgtaaaaaataaaaataaaatgcgtagcggttgatttgtgtcgccggccaatttgttgccggtcagttgaccacgacgaattgtcgccggtgaatttgtttacggtcaattgacgtgatttcgtgtttacgcactgaaagtgaagagaaaaacacactcgtaaagggaataatattttgtcatgtaacctgtttaattaaaacaataagtgatgagtaggagtttctgcaagtgccggcgggccgtagtttgcccacctctGCTTTAAAAGATCATTTAAGGCctatatttttcaacaaactaAAGATGCGTGGAACCACAGAAATCAACAGACCGACAAAAGTGCAAcgaaaaatgcaattaaacaaagaaagtaaTAAATTCTATTATACATGAATAAAGTGGGATCACGtgaattgaccgtgaacaaattcaccggcgacaactggtagtggacaactgaccggcaacaaattggccggcgatcaaattaaccgtgacgtaaattggccggccatgaaattaaccgtcgataaattggccggcgatcaaattaaccggcgacaaattggccgtcaaaaggtcaaaattctaattcactatctagtcgcgcatcagctttaatcccagccaatttagtatgtgtattgcagtcaaggttgccactcgtagggtttgttggccccttgtagggtgtagggtgaccctacgggtttttcacctttattcagcTCCGACGAGACCCGCCATATTCACATGACTTCTGGAAGGTCCATGTTCGGGTGTTAAATGGCGACGccagaaccaacaacaaagttgaaggtcaccacaatctaataaacaagatgttatcaatgcaacacccaaccatttggaaatttatagaagctttgaggaaattgcagaacataaacaaaaacaagattgaggcgctctgtgcccaagggcctcctgccaaaaggagaaaatacaaggatctggatgcgcgacttcaaaccatcgttgaagattttgcaaaccgtgacatattagattttctcagaggcatcgcccacaacctacaatttgcgcaataaacttccttatttgtcaaataacagtttgtgtaaattttagtgcccttattatgtagtgtcatatgtgttttgcagtgaacttcttttaatgttgttactcgtatttctcgtatttccggaaatatttctgtttatttcaataaatgtttcaatgtgtattgaaataaaaaaaaaattttgttaaaaacaaaggaaatagttacaaacaaatatttactttacatatcatatactaccatcaacttaaacacaataatttagcacttgcacggtcaatttaccacggtcaatttacctcccggtcaaacTTTTGATAATTCATTAAATCAAGGGAATTTATTACTCTGataatcattttaatgctgGAATACCAACTTTGTGGGCTGGCATAACATAAGTTGCTAATAAAACACTTTTCATCACATTTATCAATAATATAGCAGTTTTGCATGCAATTGACAACGTGACATGACAATTAGCGACTATGGCGGCTAACGGCTAAAGAAAATCAGCAAAATTCCCAGCCCTAGTAAAAACAACGCGAATATATACACGTGGAACGTATAATTGATTGATGGCgtggtgccaaatttgtacagggcattgtgacgtaaacaTGTCGCATGTCTCAGAGTTTATCTTCCTACAAATTTCTTAAGGTTTGTTTCgttatttttaagttaaatttgtatCTTTGAGTTGAATACGACGGCAATCTCCAAGgttttgaatgaaaaactTACACTGAGTCATGCGACATCTGCACGTCACAATGCCCGAGACAAATGTATATAACAACCGCATAATGACGTGCAGTATAACGGATTGACGGAATTAatgtattatgacgtaacagagGTGGCAATTTATAGTCACAGTTTTACAAACATACACGTGGCTACTTATAGTTAAAGTTTGCTGCGTTGCCGGTCTAAATACAGTTCAATGTTTACTTGGTTGGTTAAAATCAACTCATGGATTTCATTCTTTCGCAacgaagtttcattttagtttctttaagaGGTTCAATCCCTCCCTTCCAATGATACCAAATAATTCCATGATGACCTCCACTTGATTGACGCATCCAGACTCCATTGAGCGCTGAATGGAAGCAGTCAACAAACCACCATCCCTGAGATCCTCCAAAGTAAGTTGCGCAGTTTGCACGACTAATATATTGAAATATGAaagattaaaattactttgttgCATCTATTTATATTCTATCTTATACGTTACTGGCAGGATATAACTGAAAATCCTACTGAAGTTGTGGCGcttaatgtttattaagttgaacatatttgtttCTGAACATAAGATGACGTACGCCCAGGAATCGTTGTCACTATCTTCTGTCGAGAATGGGCGACCATTGCTATATCTTAAACTGTCTCCTGCAATTCCGCTGTATCCGGAAACACGAAGCCGATATAAATTTTCAGCAGATTCGATCGAAAACGAGCTGCAAAAACAACCACTTGCTTTAAAAGGTTCAAATCCATCGAGTTAAGTTGTAATTTACTCAACAAAGATTTACGTTGATATAATAAATGTAAGATTTTTAACATCTTTGTTCTTTATGTCACAACAATCGTCTTATGACCTATAATCGGCGTGACGTTGGTTTCCATCGAAATCCCACAGCTCTATCTTGAGTCTGCATCCTCCTCCACGCGTCATCCTGTGGATGTTGTCGAGTCCTATAAGTAATGAAGCACGAATAATAGaacaaaaatcatcaaaataaaatgcgtttaAGTTGAACAAACTTCGTCTTACCAAGCCAAAATTCCCCGTGAATCTGGCCAAAACCGTTCGCGTAGTCGTCCCATGGTCGACTAAAATTCACACTTCCGTCAATTCttctttgaaaaatctgttggtgattttattttacattttagcaCAAGTGTAAtacgtttaatttatatgtttaaataatcttcagtttattacgtcataatacaagAAGTACGGCAATATTTACACTTAGCTCACAATACGCAAGATAGGCTATATCTTGTCAAGTTGGATCTCTTATTCCAGTGGCATGTTCATATTTTTGCTAAACATTTGAAGTtaagaaaagtttaaacttATATTGTAGGTAGCTGTTTGCTGCAGGTGATTTGGGTGAAATAAATCAGGTTTAGGTGGCGCTGGTTGAATTTCGCCCGTTTTCACTGCAAGCGACTTATGCAGTTCAATGCAATTGTTTCGCATGCTGCATAAACGAAGCGAATTAGACACAACAATAATGTTGGCTTGCGACACAGTAATTATTATCGTATCAGTCATTTTTATGCATCGTGGCATGCGAGCCAATGTGGGCTTATGATCGGCTCTGCACAATCGCACACGACTAACACTCCCACAGCAATCATTGTTCCATTGTTGCGGATAGTTGCATTAAACTTACAAATACACGGTTATATTAAACAGTTTTCAACCCAATTGTTTGAGTTTGTCGGTAAGCGTTTTCGAATCAACCGCAAGTTGGCAAACAACCTTCATTCAATGTTTTGGGAATTAAATTTCAGAAAAGtggaaaaagtaaaatttaaaaaaagcgCGAATgcgtgtgaaaacaaattcattgtCGCTTGTGTTTTCTTACATTCTTGCTACAATGCAAATGAATAGTACACAACGCATTGCCGCCTTGAAGTCCACACAACTTGATAACTATCGCTTCAATACTACACAGTAAGTGTATATACTTCTATATATGCTTTTATACCTTTCAATACTACTATAAGTTCAATATAATTTGTAAGCTATTCCACTTATAACTGTGGTAAATATTTCACTCACCGTCCATCCATCCTCGCAGTAAACTTCAACACCATTCGTCAAATTGTGCGGACCGTTGCTTGATGACGTAGAACATGACGTAATTCTAGATGGTGTTGTCGTCGCCACAGTGCTGGTTACAGTAGATGGTGTTGTCGTGGCAACTGTGGTAGTAGCCATGGTCGTGGTACTGAGAGGTGTAAGAAGCTCCTCGATTTCTggaaacaatattttgttgtaaacaagATTGAACTTTTCCAGTAAAGTTCCAGTTAAACCTCGATCGTATTaagcaataaacaaacaattaaacaaGACAACAAGCATAGACCTTAGCGTATGAGTTCTATATAATTGTTTACGCGTAGATCGTAAAATGTCTGTAGTCCACATCTTTTGGTTTGGTTGGTTTATTGCGGAGTTCTTTATGCTCGCAGGAGAAATGACGATGATTAAAGTAATCAATCTATGATCAGAAATCAACTTACTTGCTAGTCTGCTGACTATGTCGGTTCCTAGCGACCCCAGAGCGCACGATTCTCCTTGCATTCCCTTCTGTCCAACTCCTCCGGGTTCTCCTTTAGCTCCTGGATCCCCCTGAGCTCCAGGAATTCCGGATTTTCCGGATCTGCCAACATCACCTTTGTCTCCTTTCTGCATGCTTGAATTGACGACGTCATCATCACAGATAGTGGTAAAGACTTGACAACATTGTTGCGAGTAGGTCATCATGACGAAACAAGCCAATGGTAACAGAAGAATCAATCCTCTCATGGTTGACTATGAAGATCTTCCGTTGAAGTTGACGATATGAAATCCCACCAAATCGCTGCTCTGTATATAGCCGTCTGTTGAAGCTCGTGGCTTCCAAGATGACGTAAAAAGGTCTCGGAAATAAGGTCGTCAAATTCGAAGATCACGTCATCATGGCGCCTTATCCAGACCAAAACTATGTTGTTCATGAACACAAAAGCagtaaaaagaaagaaaggaAGTGAGAAAGTTTTACGTCAAAAAATGTGAGAAAGTTGCGCAAattacttgttttattttcggGTCATGCTCAAAACAGATTCATTGACGTAATAAGTTGATTGTTTTCCGGGAATATTCACAAATACATTTCCAACAACTTTGCTTGTGACGCAAGATTGCTTATCCAATCATAGTCTGGCTCCGGTTCTGCATCATCACAAGCTGATATGACGCAATCCAActcattgtgacgttatttTTGAACATTATGGAAAgttgaattgctttgaaaacgATAGGAATAAGTTTGATTGTTATTATCAGGTTTCATTATTAACTTTTCTTGGCTACAAAAACCCACTCGAACGTCAAATAACGAGATTCTTATAGTTTCGTATTACAGTGATATTGGCAAAGAAAGCATCTTCCAATTTCTTTACGAGATGTTTTTTCAGCAACGTAGCAAATTATTTCCTCAAGTCAACGAATATGTTTTTGCTGGCAATTGTTCTATTGCTGTGCtatgttttgtttcagaacatctcattggttaattgcTTGCTAAGAACACCAACACCTGTTAAACGATGCAATTTCGATTCAATCATTTGGATTAGAAACACAAATTGtggaaatatatcacttaagtTTACATGACACGCAAAATCCTATTTGAGGCGGCAAGGGTCGGCTTGCTTAGTGGGTATTTCTTGGGCACATGAAGCTTGTGTTTAGGTTACATGCTCGGTCGCTTAAAAcggataaaaaatattttattccgGCTGATGGTGGTTTCGACTTAGGTAACTCCCCATAACCATATAAGCCGGTTTAGTAAATTGACTTTTATAGCACTTGTTTGTATGCTCAAAGCTCTGACGACGTCCGAAATAAATGGCGTAAAACTTTGCATGTGTAACGGATATGTCCGTAGTACACTGTCAGGTTCTTATCGAGGTAACGGCAGCCGCAACAACCGCGCTTTCTTCAGTCGCTACTGCAATGACTCGCACGGTCAATCCCACCATTTAGTAAAACGGGAACAACGAGTAGAAAGTTAACTGCGCGCTGGGATGTCAACTAAAATACTCGTCCATGGGCCACAACTAAGGAAACGTTTCTACCCAAGCCAGTCACATCTCGAATCCTTCCTATCAAAGTCAGTCACCCTTCCCGTTTGAACATGCGGCACCTCGACCTAATCAACCGAAGAGAGAGAATGAAATCAGACTTACGACCTTAGGAGTTAGACCCAAGCAAATGAGACTTGCGTTAGAACAAAACAAACGGTACAGTGCAGGGATGGCGAACCACTGACCTGCCTTATTAGTGACCCACTTGTcgtttcaaaaattataacaaaatatgaacaaatGTTTCAGTGACAAACGTGGTAGTAAATATTTGCATCAAGGCCCAGCCTAATTTTAATCTAGTACCGGACTGAATTTCCGTACAGCACGCTGGCACTACTACTCTGCCCGAAGTATTGCGTTATCATGCCTAGTCTGGGCGTTTATGAGGTAACAAAATATAGTGCTGTTCATTGTTagcaaataattttgttgatttctacCCTTTATAGTGATTGCCTGATGACGTTTAGGATTTCTCATGAACTTCATAAAATCAAGGACCGGGAATCGCCTCAGCCCAGATATAAGGCTGCAGGTTAAGCTGAAAAATACACATTACCAGCCCAGGAACCCATAAAACTTGCAGAGAAGATGCAGCAGCAAGTTTCTCATCGATATTGACATTTAAATAAATCCATGACCCCACTTGTATATTTTCCAGGTTAAAGTTTCATTTGTGACTCGTTTAATTAAAAAGGTTCGCCACTCTAACGCCACCCATAGGGTCtaactttattttcaaaacaacgaaAATTGCAGTAAACTCATACTGTGAAACTCACAATTACGTAAATAAATACTCAAACAGTGAACGCAAattgaaataagaaaaatatatcGTTACACATGCAATTAAAATAGATTTTGGTCAGCTACTAATAAAATGGTTAATTGTAACTTTCGCTTAGAATTTGACATCGATGGTCGCACTTGCTCCAAAGGCACCGCATGCAACTTGCAACATTGACGTGCCTGGTGAGAATTGAGAAATGAAATTATGCTTAAGAACAGAGATAACTGAAGGTAGAACAATGTGCTGCCACCGTGTGTTCTGTTGGTTGTTACTGAGAAAGGTATAAGTTTAAATTCCCACGAGAATGTTTGAGGAGGAAAATGTAACTTTCAACAACCCACTAAATAGGgaatttgcaaaagtaatgATGAAATACATTTAGTCAGTTCAAATTACAAGTTATGTGAACTTTGAGAAACATTATGCAGATCTTTGGTTGAAGTCCTGTGCGAAGGTTTATGTCAGGGTAGGAAAACAATCAAGTCTTTCAAGGTATGTTGTGGCCTGCACACTGTCAAGAGTCGTT contains the following coding sequences:
- the LOC143450651 gene encoding fibrinogen-like protein A, with the translated sequence MRGLILLLPLACFVMMTYSQQCCQVFTTICDDDVVNSSMQKGDKGDVGRSGKSGIPGAQGDPGAKGEPGGVGQKGMQGESCALGSLGTDIVSRLAKIEELLTPLSTTTMATTTVATTTPSTVTSTVATTTPSRITSCSTSSSNGPHNLTNGVEVYCEDGWTIFQRRIDGSVNFSRPWDDYANGFGQIHGEFWLGLDNIHRMTRGGGCRLKIELWDFDGNQRHADYSSFSIESAENLYRLRVSGYSGIAGDSLRYSNGRPFSTEDSDNDSWARANCATYFGGSQGWWFVDCFHSALNGVWMRQSSGGHHGIIWYHWKGGIEPLKETKMKLRCERMKSMS